Part of the Vigna unguiculata cultivar IT97K-499-35 chromosome 3, ASM411807v1, whole genome shotgun sequence genome, aatgataCATATCATGTGAGAGAACCTCATTATACataattatagataaaataaataaatagtttataactttaaaattattaatattttgacgTTATTGATTATCCTATAAACACAAAGGACTAAGTAACTTTGCTGTCTTTTTTTTCCCTTCTCCTTTTCCTTTCTTATCTGCTTAGTCTTGTGCGTTTTCGGACATTTCTTCACTTCTCAGAATAATATGAAATGGAGCCTTAACTATAAGGAATGATATCCCCACAATACATGTTGACGAACTTACCTCGTCAAAATATCAAGAACAGTAAAACATGTTTAGAACCATTTGAATAGTTACCCAACAGTTCATCAATCCTCATTATAGGGTCATATAGTTGTTATCTGTTTGATATTAAGTTGGATTTTAGATTCTCCTATATTCTCATAGAGAAATTTAATCACTGGAATTTCACTATGCCACTAATTGTAATTAGTTTACATGAAAAGTACATTACTTACAGAGGCTGATGGTTAATGATCATATCACAAGTGGAGCAAATTGTGTTTTTGTTGGGTCATTCGTTCCAGATAGATGATGCAGCAGCAGCACTAGCTCGCAAGCCTGTTGCCAAACTCTTTATTATAAACCTGAATTAAACCACTCTCATCTGACACACGAAGCTTCTCATCCAATATTTTCTTGTATTGATCATCTCGGGCTTCTAGATTACGCACCAACTCAACCTACAACAGATTTACCACAGATCAGAACAGATTAACCAGCCTCATATCATAAAAATGACACCAATCGATAATTTAGTCCAAATCACAGTTAGTTTGGACTTATCCAATTTTTCTGACTTAACCATGAAGATGTAGTGAAAGAAGAATTCTGAAAGCCACGAACACACACTTAGCAAAGaacaaatcaaattttattgtttgttaCAGGATATCAAATCACCTGTTCTTGGAACATATGGAATTCGTCACAGCTGAGGGAGCCATCACTGTTTGAGTCAAGGAGCTGCATCATTTCTCGGGCATCTTCTCCTGGAGCCCCAAGCTCTTCCATCACTTCTGTGAGCTCCTCAATGCTAATTTTACCATCTCCATTCTTGTCAAGAAGGCGAAAAACTCTATCCCTCTGATCAGTCTCAGTCCCTTTATGATTTGTACCTGGAAAATCTTTAAGGCGCAGAGCAGCCAATTCAGCCGCAGCCAGCATGATGGTCTTCAGACGCTTCGCCTGAGCATCAACAACTAAAACATAAATGCCGATTTCTTTCATGCGATCTCccaagaagataaaagaataaaaaaaagttcaatgtCTCTATGTGTATGTTTTTTAGATATGTATAGAATTCATTGCttctgtttttatatatttttcatttctgtgAAAGAAGACACTAACCTCCTCAGGATCGGTAAGGCCAGCCTTATATAACGAATGGGCTGCTGTTCCACCAACTGCTAACCTGTCCATTTCAGTTGTTCTTATCTGTATTTCCATCAACGGTCTGATCTTACCATTTTCACTCACATCAACTGCCATATGCAAACTTTTGTAACCATTTGCTTTTGGCCTGGCAATATAGTCCTTTGTCCGATAAGGAATTTCCTTCCACATAGATTGGATTATCTGGTGAGACCTATAGCATGCTCTCTCTCCAGCTTCTGACGCATTCTCTCCACCCTTAGGATTCAATATCACTCGCATCCCAAGCACATCATTCACATCTTCTGGCTTCCTACCATCCTTCAACAGCTTCTTCATGGTGCTGTAACGACTCTTATATCGACCTTTTACCGATATACCATCCACAAGTTCTGAGAGTAAGGGATCAGCCTTCAGAGTCTGGAGAAGTTCCTCCTTGTAGATGTCAATAAGAGATACACCCCCAGTCTCATGACTTCGCAACCACGCATCCAAATAAAGATATGAATAAGGAAACAAGTACTGAAACGAGAGATCTTCCAATTCCAGTGACAAGTAGGTAGTTCCCACTGCATGAGCAAGAGGGGCATGTAACTTCATAACCTGCAAAGAAATTATCTGCTGCTGATATCTGGGCAGATAATCAAGGTGTCTCATCGTGTCAAGCTTCAAAGCCAGGTCCAGGATCAAAGCCCTGATGTCATAGTAAGTGAGGCAGAACTTTCTCAATGCAGCAGCATTGTCATCATCCACAACATCTATTCTGGATGGAATATTGTTCACACGCAAACTCTCGTGAAGCAAATGAGCAGTGGCCAAACCAATCTGATTCCGGATTTCGTGTAAGCTCAAGTGGCCTGCTTCCAACACCTCTCTCAATATCCCGGCTGAGATAACTTCAGCATCCATCTGCATTCACATTCACTATAAACAAACGATAAACAGTAacgaaaataataatagtaagaaTAATAATATGTCCCATACAAGACAATAAACAAAGGAAGGACGACATTATAAGAACAACTCGATTGTAATTGCTTACGTTGGTTCTTAAAATTAAGCAACTGGAGAATACCATTTAAACCGATGAATTCCTATACAGTTCATAAAAAACTTGTTTATATAAACAATTACAAACAAGGTCGCTtaagcattaaaaaaataaacactcAAGTTGAACTCTGTAAAAGTTAGTGAATATTCTTAAACTTCATATAAAAAGAAGGGGCATACTAAAAGAGAATTACAAGTCCACAGATAAAGTTCTTGATCAGAGATGCTCTGAATTAGAGAAATactaatatgatttaaaatctattaaattaaat contains:
- the LOC114177827 gene encoding probable GTP diphosphokinase CRSH, chloroplastic, producing MESLQWVALHYPIRHALSKRTVSLPPAHLLSEVLRRRTVSGGGGRWCGPTACAVEVSEGGKMVMELVGVFNELTERMNVLSTSSSRLLFKCLKLSIPILQASPLSPDGRSPLSKALSVAMLLADLQMDAEVISAGILREVLEAGHLSLHEIRNQIGLATAHLLHESLRVNNIPSRIDVVDDDNAAALRKFCLTYYDIRALILDLALKLDTMRHLDYLPRYQQQIISLQVMKLHAPLAHAVGTTYLSLELEDLSFQYLFPYSYLYLDAWLRSHETGGVSLIDIYKEELLQTLKADPLLSELVDGISVKGRYKSRYSTMKKLLKDGRKPEDVNDVLGMRVILNPKGGENASEAGERACYRSHQIIQSMWKEIPYRTKDYIARPKANGYKSLHMAVDVSENGKIRPLMEIQIRTTEMDRLAVGGTAAHSLYKAGLTDPEEAKRLKTIMLAAAELAALRLKDFPGTNHKGTETDQRDRVFRLLDKNGDGKISIEELTEVMEELGAPGEDAREMMQLLDSNSDGSLSCDEFHMFQEQVELVRNLEARDDQYKKILDEKLRVSDESGLIQVYNKEFGNRLAS